A region from the Acyrthosiphon pisum isolate AL4f chromosome A1, pea_aphid_22Mar2018_4r6ur, whole genome shotgun sequence genome encodes:
- the cp68 gene encoding cuticular protein 68 isoform X1, whose product MQGLKTVGLLCAVFVCLTRAAVIDEPSAPAQYDFSYAVNDPTTGDQKDQQESRNGDDVTGYYRTLDSDGYLRTVKYKADAVNGFTAEVVREPVSAAAAAVPVVAKAAAVIKPLVAPVVPYVAPVPYVASPAPFYFGSSGYPYNYQPYSYGGYQQYPYNAGYPYNAGYSPYSYSQYAYNGQYGSPVVRK is encoded by the exons ATGCAGGGGCTTAAG ACTGTTGGTTTGCTTTGCGCGGTTTTCGTCTGCTTGACGCGCGCCGCGGTGATTGACGAGCCGTCCGCTCCCGCCCAATACGACTTCAGCTACGCGGTCAACGATCCGACCACCGGTGACCAAAAGGACCAACAGGAATCGAGGAACGGCGACGACGTGACCGGTTACTACCGCACTTTAGACTCGGACGGTTACCTGCGCACCGTCAAGTACAAGGCCGACGCCGTCAACGGATTCACCGCCGAAGTCGTCCGGGAGCCTGTcagcgccgccgccgccgccgtgccGGTCGTCGCAAAGGCCGCCGCCGTGATCAAACCGTTG GTCGCCCCCGTCGTCCCGTACGTCGCACCCGTCCCGTACGTCGCCTCGCCCGCGCCCTTCTACTTCGGTTCGTCCGGTTACCCGTACAACTACCAGCCGTACTCGTACGGCGGTTACCAACAGTACCCGTATAACGCCGGTTACCCGTATAACGCTGGTTACTCACCGTACTCGTACAGCCAGTACGCTTACAACGGTCAATACGGCTCACCGGTCGTCCGCAAGTAA
- the cp68 gene encoding cuticular protein 68 precursor (The RefSeq protein has 1 substitution compared to this genomic sequence): MQGLKTVGLLCAVFVCLTRAAVIDEPSAPAQYDFSYAVNDPTTGDQKDQQESRNGDDVTGYYRTLDSDGYLRTVKYKADAVNGFTAEVVQEPVSAAAAAVPVVAKAAAVIKPLVAPVVPAVAPVAPVVPYVAPVPYVASPAPFYFGSSGYPYNYQPYSYGGYQQYPYNAGYPYNAGYSPYSYSQYAYNGQYGSPVVRK; this comes from the exons ATGCAGGGGCTTAAG ACTGTTGGTTTGCTTTGCGCGGTTTTCGTCTGCTTGACGCGCGCCGCGGTGATTGACGAGCCGTCCGCTCCCGCCCAATACGACTTCAGCTACGCGGTCAACGATCCGACCACCGGTGACCAAAAGGACCAACAGGAATCGAGGAACGGCGACGACGTGACCGGTTACTACCGCACTTTAGACTCGGACGGTTACCTGCGCACCGTCAAGTACAAGGCCGACGCCGTCAACGGATTCACCGCCGAAGTCGTCCGGGAGCCTGTcagcgccgccgccgccgccgtgccGGTCGTCGCAAAGGCCGCCGCCGTGATCAAACCGTTGGTCGCCCCCGTCGTCCCGGCTGTCGCCCCCGTCGCCCCCGTCGTCCCGTACGTCGCACCCGTCCCGTACGTCGCCTCGCCCGCGCCCTTCTACTTCGGTTCGTCCGGTTACCCGTACAACTACCAGCCGTACTCGTACGGCGGTTACCAACAGTACCCGTATAACGCCGGTTACCCGTATAACGCTGGTTACTCACCGTACTCGTACAGCCAGTACGCTTACAACGGTCAATACGGCTCACCGGTCGTCCGCAAGTAA